One Rhodothermales bacterium DNA window includes the following coding sequences:
- a CDS encoding class IV adenylate cyclase: MPRNIEIKALIDDLFAIERLVAGLADTGPVPIAQDDTFFTCPTGRLKLRVFASGEGELIFYRRANEQGPKESFYIRSPAPNPDSLREALGLAYGLAGRVIKRRTLYLVGRTRIHLDRVEGLGSFLELEVVLVDDEPTEAGVREAHDLLERLGIPRSSLLETAYVDLLT; encoded by the coding sequence ATGCCCCGAAACATCGAAATCAAGGCCCTGATTGACGACCTCTTCGCGATTGAGCGCCTCGTCGCCGGCCTGGCGGACACCGGCCCGGTCCCCATCGCCCAGGACGATACGTTCTTCACCTGCCCCACCGGCCGCCTCAAGCTGCGTGTTTTTGCTTCGGGCGAGGGCGAACTCATCTTTTACCGCCGTGCCAACGAGCAGGGGCCAAAGGAGTCGTTTTACATCCGCTCGCCCGCGCCCAACCCCGATAGCCTCCGCGAAGCGCTGGGGCTGGCATACGGCCTCGCAGGGCGGGTGATTAAGCGCCGGACGCTGTATCTTGTCGGGCGCACGCGGATTCATCTGGACCGGGTCGAGGGGCTGGGGTCGTTTTTGGAGTTGGAGGTTGTGCTGGTGGACGATGAGCCTACCGAGGCCGGCGTGCGCGAAGCACACGATTTGCTCGAACGGCTTGGCATCCCGAGATCCTCGCTCTTGGAAACCGCGTACGTGGATCTGCTCACCTGA
- a CDS encoding VOC family protein: MKPRISMITIGVRDLAASIRFYEQGLELPRIESSPGVAFFNLNGTWLSLYGWDSLAEDAMVPAAGSGFRGVTLAHNLASEEEVDRQMAQAVAAGATLVKPAQKVFWGGYSGYFADPDGHLWEIAYNPFTWIGPAD; this comes from the coding sequence ATGAAACCCCGCATCAGTATGATAACCATCGGCGTGCGCGACCTCGCGGCGTCGATCCGGTTTTACGAACAGGGCCTCGAACTGCCGCGCATCGAGTCGTCGCCTGGTGTCGCGTTTTTTAACCTCAACGGCACCTGGCTCAGCCTGTACGGTTGGGACTCACTCGCCGAGGACGCCATGGTGCCGGCCGCCGGCAGTGGCTTTCGGGGGGTGACCCTGGCACACAACCTCGCATCGGAAGAAGAGGTCGATCGCCAGATGGCACAGGCCGTCGCCGCCGGCGCGACGCTGGTCAAGCCGGCGCAGAAGGTGTTCTGGGGAGGATACTCGGGATACTTTGCCGATCCCGACGGGCACCTCTGGGAGATCGCGTACAACCCGTTTACATGGATCGGGCCGGCGGATTGA
- a CDS encoding Dps family protein, translating to MQKESREATIEALSALLATSYTLYLKTHNYHWNVTGPMFTTLHTLFETQYTELALAVDEIAERIRSLGAFAPGSFTAFKKLSTVQEETGRQEAKAMIRILEADQEALAEVARRVIEEAEAAGDQASADLATRRLDIHEKNAWMLRSHLE from the coding sequence ATGCAAAAAGAGTCTCGCGAAGCCACCATCGAAGCCCTCTCGGCGCTTCTAGCTACCAGCTATACACTCTACCTCAAGACGCACAATTACCACTGGAACGTCACCGGGCCGATGTTTACGACGCTCCATACCCTGTTTGAGACGCAATACACGGAACTGGCGCTGGCAGTTGATGAGATCGCCGAACGGATCCGTTCGCTGGGCGCGTTCGCTCCCGGTAGCTTCACGGCGTTTAAGAAATTGAGCACTGTTCAGGAGGAAACCGGTCGCCAGGAGGCGAAAGCGATGATACGCATACTTGAGGCGGATCAGGAGGCCCTTGCGGAGGTGGCTCGGCGCGTGATCGAAGAGGCGGAAGCCGCCGGGGATCAGGCCTCGGCCGACCTGGCTACGCGCCGGCTGGACATCCACGAGAAAAACGCCTGGATGCTACGGAGTCATCTAGAGTAG
- a CDS encoding M1 family metallopeptidase produces MKLLYALILLILSGYWQAPLAAPRDTYPKNHDIDILNYAFELTLSDETDVIRGVATVDARYLAAGQTAMRLDLIEVRDGKGMRVDRVTLDGAALTFRHEQDQLFITLPTAPEAGARIQVMIEYAGVPASGLKIAPNKYGDRTFFSDNWPNQTRHWLPTVDHPYDKATSEMKIVAPARYQVVSNGLLIEESDLGAGVRLSHWKQSIPIATWLYVLGVAEFAVQRVGTYGGKEIQTWVYRQDRDAGFYDFAVPTIPALAFYEANVGPYSYEKLANIQSNSVGGGMEAASAIFYGDNSVTGDRSRRWQNVIIHEVAHQWFGNAVTEADWDDVWLSEGFATYFTLLFREHYYGQDDFVEGLRESRDRIYTFYQDRPDYRIVHDNLSDMSQVTTNMTYQKGAWVLHMLRVLVGDDVFWRGIQSYYAEFQDRNATTADFRRHMEEASGQDLDTFFEQWLYQGGVPWIEGGWSFDSPRKELVISAQPVQQTYVFRLPMTFEVRYEDGTHSRHQLDMAGNATASLTLTTEKAVVDVVPDPDTELLARWTFERR; encoded by the coding sequence ATGAAGCTCCTCTACGCGCTGATTCTGCTGATCCTCTCCGGGTACTGGCAAGCCCCGCTGGCCGCGCCGCGCGACACCTACCCTAAAAATCACGACATCGATATCCTGAATTACGCCTTCGAACTCACCCTCTCCGACGAGACGGACGTTATCCGGGGCGTGGCGACGGTGGACGCGCGGTACCTCGCCGCCGGGCAGACGGCGATGCGCCTGGATCTGATCGAAGTACGCGATGGGAAGGGGATGCGGGTCGATCGTGTCACCCTGGACGGGGCCGCGCTCACCTTCCGGCATGAACAAGACCAGCTCTTCATCACCCTCCCGACAGCCCCTGAAGCGGGCGCGCGGATCCAGGTGATGATCGAATACGCCGGCGTGCCGGCCTCGGGCCTCAAGATCGCCCCCAACAAATACGGCGACCGCACCTTCTTCAGCGACAACTGGCCGAACCAGACGCGCCACTGGCTGCCGACGGTCGATCACCCGTACGACAAAGCGACGAGCGAGATGAAGATCGTCGCGCCGGCGCGGTACCAGGTGGTGTCGAACGGATTGTTGATCGAGGAGAGTGACCTCGGCGCCGGCGTGCGATTGTCCCACTGGAAACAATCGATCCCGATCGCCACCTGGCTCTACGTCCTAGGTGTCGCCGAATTCGCCGTTCAGCGCGTCGGGACGTACGGAGGGAAGGAGATACAGACCTGGGTGTACCGCCAGGACCGCGACGCCGGGTTTTACGACTTCGCGGTGCCGACCATCCCCGCGCTCGCGTTTTACGAGGCCAACGTCGGCCCCTACTCCTACGAGAAGCTCGCCAACATCCAGTCGAACAGCGTTGGAGGAGGCATGGAGGCCGCTTCGGCCATCTTCTATGGGGATAATTCCGTCACGGGCGACCGGTCCCGTCGGTGGCAGAACGTGATCATCCATGAAGTCGCCCACCAGTGGTTTGGCAATGCCGTCACGGAAGCGGATTGGGACGACGTGTGGCTCAGCGAAGGGTTCGCGACGTATTTCACGCTCCTCTTTCGCGAGCACTACTACGGCCAGGACGATTTTGTGGAAGGACTGAGGGAGTCCCGCGACCGGATCTACACCTTTTACCAGGACCGTCCGGACTATCGGATCGTCCACGACAACCTGAGCGACATGAGCCAGGTCACCACGAACATGACGTATCAAAAGGGCGCCTGGGTGCTCCACATGCTCCGCGTCCTCGTGGGAGACGATGTGTTCTGGCGGGGTATCCAGTCGTATTACGCCGAGTTCCAGGATCGGAACGCCACCACGGCCGACTTCCGCCGGCACATGGAGGAGGCCTCCGGGCAGGACCTCGATACGTTTTTTGAGCAGTGGCTCTACCAGGGCGGCGTGCCGTGGATCGAAGGGGGGTGGTCTTTCGACAGCCCCAGGAAAGAGCTGGTCATCTCCGCGCAGCCGGTGCAGCAAACGTATGTGTTCCGACTGCCGATGACGTTCGAGGTCCGGTACGAGGATGGCACGCACAGCCGGCACCAGCTCGATATGGCCGGCAACGCGACGGCTTCCCTGACCCTCACGACCGAAAAGGCCGTGGTCGATGTCGTCCCCGATCCCGATACTGAACTGCTGGCCCGCTGGACGTTCGAACGCCGTTAA
- a CDS encoding DUF6157 family protein, with product MSMESHTTNYSHTFIEIAEDCSIDEGVVPPLKGEKKSVANLQFEMVIDEPYRFTSDDVIYTVFARRNEVTESEWEEQRQAFFSKGQPCLRASPLTKTYGWGVHSDADGKVALYAAGSAEYERFLADDSIVKVKAMRSKKA from the coding sequence ATGTCCATGGAATCGCACACGACGAATTACAGCCATACGTTTATCGAGATCGCGGAAGACTGCTCGATTGATGAAGGCGTCGTTCCGCCGCTCAAAGGGGAGAAAAAGTCCGTCGCCAACCTCCAGTTCGAGATGGTGATCGATGAGCCCTATCGGTTCACCTCCGACGATGTTATCTATACCGTTTTTGCACGCCGCAACGAAGTGACGGAATCGGAGTGGGAAGAGCAGCGGCAGGCGTTTTTCTCCAAAGGCCAACCCTGCTTGCGTGCCTCGCCGCTGACCAAAACCTATGGCTGGGGGGTACACAGCGATGCCGACGGGAAGGTGGCGCTGTACGCCGCCGGCTCGGCGGAGTATGAACGGTTTCTTGCGGACGATTCGATCGTCAAGGTAAAAGCCATGCGGTCGAAAAAGGCCTGA
- a CDS encoding SemiSWEET transporter: MDPITVLGMVAAVCTTVAFLPQVVKNWKRKTAGDLSFGTFGLFSIGLGLWLTYGVLIDNWPIILSNLITLILNVANLAQMVWYRRQARTTPPAGSV; encoded by the coding sequence ATGGACCCCATCACGGTACTCGGCATGGTCGCGGCGGTCTGCACGACCGTCGCCTTCCTCCCGCAGGTCGTTAAGAATTGGAAGCGGAAGACCGCCGGCGACCTGTCGTTCGGCACCTTCGGCCTGTTCAGCATCGGGCTCGGGTTGTGGTTGACGTACGGCGTGCTCATCGACAACTGGCCGATTATCCTGTCGAACCTGATCACCCTGATTCTCAACGTCGCTAACCTCGCGCAGATGGTGTGGTACCGCCGGCAGGCTCGAACAACACCGCCCGCCGGCTCAGTCTGA
- a CDS encoding PKD domain-containing protein: protein MKTRSIFARRAVWCAALCMVSSVFFTPLVARAQEVTLAWQATMPATEYYWYTGAKIVQDAAGNTYTAGHHLYGYISTAKFDPNGQFVWEQRYTPTIGIFKATWINLDPSGNLIVTGTQYGSGSGDDSSTSGWIVLKYNAQGTLIWNREYAFTRGKTVRTELDAAGNIYVVGRAWYGTDDIVVKKIAPDGTERWTQVMTLDYTSIESANSIAVTPAGDVAVVGSVIGWMLLGRFDTNGAVVWTKTFEHRSGNAVAFTPAGEVVVAGVDWTGASGVQMGITKYSATGNLLWANTYPGNVGDWMGIDSQGNILSTGYASPLPGKAYLDWMTNKISPSGTLLWSNRYDQHTFNDEYPRFLRIGSDDAVYVTGTGGPGPASGNVSYLKTVTLKYLLDGTQSWLHYTDVSVSGVGIHLGADNSVSVIGLSPLTVFHFTQSGGGTVNQPPTAVASGTPLSGTAPLAVTFSSAGSSDSDGTIASYSWAFGDGGTSTSANPSHTYATAGTYAATLTVTDDDGAQATASVSITVTSVTTSTRLHVAAQTVTRVLVKGSQYLGQDVVLVQDEGNKPIAGATVSANYSGPNSGSAKATTGTAGTATLKSKKFSNPGTQWCFTVTNMTKAGYTYNASANVVTTQCENGPASAAVEVAEALSIYPNPFNPETTIDIELTQSSEIDLRIYNVLGQEVAVLARQDVLQAGRYQYRWNGTDLSGQQLPTGVYYLRMLQDGEQSVFSLSLVK, encoded by the coding sequence ATGAAAACCCGCTCTATTTTTGCGCGGAGGGCCGTCTGGTGCGCGGCGCTCTGCATGGTTTCTAGTGTCTTTTTCACCCCTTTGGTCGCACGCGCGCAGGAGGTTACTCTGGCCTGGCAGGCCACGATGCCGGCGACCGAATACTACTGGTACACGGGCGCGAAGATCGTCCAGGACGCAGCCGGCAACACCTACACCGCCGGCCACCATCTGTACGGATACATCAGCACCGCGAAATTCGACCCGAACGGCCAGTTTGTGTGGGAACAGCGGTATACGCCCACGATCGGGATCTTTAAGGCCACCTGGATCAACCTCGACCCCTCCGGCAATCTCATCGTGACGGGGACTCAATACGGCAGCGGATCCGGCGACGACTCGAGCACCTCCGGATGGATCGTGCTCAAGTACAACGCGCAGGGTACGCTGATCTGGAATAGAGAGTACGCGTTCACGCGGGGCAAGACCGTCCGCACGGAGCTCGACGCCGCCGGCAACATCTATGTGGTCGGCCGCGCCTGGTATGGGACGGACGATATCGTCGTCAAAAAAATCGCCCCGGATGGCACGGAGCGATGGACACAGGTAATGACCCTTGACTACACGAGCATCGAATCCGCCAACTCGATCGCGGTGACACCGGCCGGCGATGTCGCCGTCGTGGGCAGCGTGATCGGCTGGATGTTGCTCGGGCGTTTCGACACAAACGGCGCCGTGGTATGGACCAAGACGTTCGAGCATCGGTCGGGCAATGCGGTCGCCTTTACGCCTGCGGGCGAAGTGGTGGTCGCTGGAGTGGACTGGACCGGAGCCAGCGGTGTACAGATGGGCATCACTAAGTACAGTGCCACGGGCAACTTGCTCTGGGCCAACACATACCCGGGTAATGTCGGCGACTGGATGGGAATCGACTCTCAGGGCAACATCCTTTCGACGGGGTACGCTTCGCCGCTGCCCGGCAAGGCGTATCTGGACTGGATGACCAACAAGATTTCCCCGAGTGGTACGCTGCTGTGGTCGAATCGGTATGACCAGCACACCTTCAATGACGAGTACCCTCGCTTCCTCCGGATCGGCTCGGACGATGCCGTTTACGTCACCGGCACCGGTGGCCCTGGCCCTGCTTCGGGTAACGTGAGCTACCTGAAAACGGTCACCCTCAAATACCTCCTCGACGGTACGCAGTCCTGGCTGCATTATACCGATGTCTCGGTGAGCGGTGTGGGCATCCATCTTGGGGCCGACAACAGCGTCTCCGTGATCGGCCTTTCACCGTTGACCGTTTTCCACTTTACGCAGTCGGGCGGCGGAACGGTGAACCAGCCGCCGACAGCGGTTGCTTCAGGCACACCCCTATCCGGAACAGCGCCACTTGCGGTCACCTTCAGCTCGGCCGGCTCGAGCGATTCCGATGGAACGATCGCCTCGTATAGCTGGGCGTTTGGAGATGGTGGCACCTCCACTTCGGCCAACCCGAGCCATACCTATGCCACGGCCGGCACCTATGCAGCGACGCTCACCGTGACTGACGACGACGGCGCCCAGGCCACGGCCTCGGTGTCGATCACGGTAACGTCGGTGACCACCTCGACCCGGCTCCATGTCGCCGCGCAAACCGTGACACGGGTCCTTGTGAAGGGATCACAGTACCTCGGGCAGGATGTGGTGCTTGTCCAGGACGAGGGCAACAAGCCCATCGCCGGCGCGACAGTCAGCGCCAACTACTCCGGCCCGAACAGCGGTTCGGCCAAGGCTACCACCGGCACCGCCGGCACGGCTACGTTAAAGTCCAAGAAGTTCTCGAACCCGGGGACGCAGTGGTGCTTCACGGTGACCAACATGACCAAGGCGGGCTATACGTACAATGCCAGCGCGAACGTGGTCACCACCCAGTGTGAAAACGGCCCCGCCAGCGCGGCCGTGGAAGTAGCCGAAGCGCTCTCGATCTACCCGAACCCGTTTAACCCGGAAACGACGATCGACATCGAGCTCACCCAGAGCAGCGAGATCGACCTACGGATCTACAACGTGCTCGGCCAGGAAGTGGCCGTGCTCGCTCGCCAGGACGTGCTCCAGGCCGGCCGCTACCAGTACCGCTGGAACGGCACGGATCTCTCCGGGCAACAGCTGCCGACGGGCGTCTACTACCTCCGGATGCTCCAGGATGGCGAACAGAGCGTGTTTTCGCTGTCGCTGGTCAAATAA
- a CDS encoding ankyrin repeat domain-containing protein: MNDTVRNAFIEAAVVPLDGSSHASGSLDVARALLLAHPLLAEMDIYTAALLGEAERVRQLLRQAPLLATTPGSLLGWDPLTHLCFSRFLRLDATRSAGFVEAARALLDAGASANTGWRDTVHYPEPGWEPVLYGAAGVARHPGVTRLLLEHGADPDDLETTYHIPEGYDNAVMQVLVEIGKPNAGSLAAMLLRKADWHDEAGARYLLAHGADPNHMTRWHFTALQQAIRRDNVLGIIDAMLEHGADPTLPGGEHGANSVAMAARRGRGDVMRACDARGYDGSLTGVDALIAACALGDTSRIEALGHGDALAGLRAHGGWLLGAFAGNANTEGVLRLLDLGVPVEASYPGDAYFDIPPGSTALHVAAWRARHETVAALIERGARVDARDGRGATPLMRAIKACVDSYWMSRRSPASVEVLLRAGASREGVRYPCGYEAVDVLLER, translated from the coding sequence ATGAACGACACCGTACGAAACGCCTTCATCGAAGCGGCCGTCGTCCCGCTGGACGGGAGTTCGCATGCCTCCGGCTCGCTCGATGTCGCCAGAGCGCTCCTCCTCGCCCACCCGTTGCTGGCCGAGATGGATATCTATACCGCCGCGCTCCTCGGCGAGGCAGAGCGTGTGCGTCAGCTTCTGCGGCAGGCCCCCCTTCTGGCTACCACCCCGGGATCACTCCTGGGATGGGATCCGCTCACACACCTCTGTTTCTCGCGTTTCCTGCGCCTGGACGCGACGCGGTCGGCCGGCTTTGTCGAGGCGGCGCGGGCGCTGCTCGATGCCGGCGCCAGCGCCAATACCGGCTGGCGGGATACTGTCCATTACCCGGAGCCGGGGTGGGAGCCCGTGTTGTACGGCGCGGCGGGGGTGGCGCGGCATCCGGGGGTCACACGCTTGCTGCTGGAACACGGCGCGGACCCGGACGATCTGGAGACGACCTACCATATCCCCGAGGGCTACGACAACGCGGTGATGCAGGTGCTCGTGGAGATCGGTAAGCCCAACGCCGGCAGCCTGGCGGCGATGCTGCTCCGAAAGGCCGACTGGCACGACGAGGCCGGCGCACGTTACCTGCTGGCACACGGCGCAGATCCCAACCACATGACGCGGTGGCACTTCACGGCGCTCCAGCAGGCCATCCGGCGGGACAATGTGCTCGGGATCATAGACGCGATGCTGGAGCATGGCGCCGATCCGACCCTGCCCGGGGGAGAACATGGCGCGAATAGCGTTGCCATGGCGGCTCGCCGTGGCCGCGGTGATGTGATGAGGGCCTGCGATGCGCGGGGATACGATGGATCGCTGACGGGCGTGGACGCCCTGATCGCCGCCTGCGCGCTCGGCGATACGTCGCGCATCGAGGCGCTGGGGCATGGAGATGCCCTGGCCGGGCTTCGCGCCCATGGGGGGTGGCTGTTGGGGGCGTTCGCCGGCAACGCCAATACGGAAGGGGTGTTGCGGTTGCTTGATCTGGGCGTGCCGGTTGAAGCATCGTACCCCGGCGACGCCTATTTCGATATCCCACCCGGTAGCACGGCGCTGCACGTGGCCGCGTGGCGCGCGCGGCACGAGACGGTCGCCGCCCTCATCGAACGCGGCGCCCGGGTCGATGCCCGCGATGGCCGGGGAGCCACGCCGCTGATGCGGGCGATCAAGGCGTGCGTGGATTCGTACTGGATGAGCCGGCGCTCGCCGGCGTCGGTGGAGGTGTTACTGCGCGCAGGTGCGTCCAGGGAAGGCGTCCGGTATCCGTGTGGGTACGAGGCGGTGGATGTGTTGCTTGAAAGATAG
- a CDS encoding SRPBCC family protein — protein MKYDFELEILAPRDRVIELFDNPQNPLIWQPTLLRFEHLSGEPGQPGSTSRLVYRRGSGEFEIIETITARNLPDSSSGTYDTNVGTTLIQNRFVDHGESTIWQLETDYTPGGIMRLLFPFMRGMIEKQTRTTAQQFKAFVEMQPANGGSIEVSP, from the coding sequence ATGAAATACGACTTCGAACTGGAGATCCTCGCCCCGCGCGATCGGGTCATCGAGTTGTTCGACAACCCGCAGAACCCGCTGATCTGGCAGCCTACACTGCTTCGATTCGAACATCTGTCCGGCGAACCCGGTCAGCCCGGTTCAACATCGCGCCTCGTCTATCGAAGGGGAAGCGGGGAGTTCGAAATCATCGAGACGATCACCGCGCGTAACTTGCCCGATTCGTCCAGCGGGACGTACGACACGAACGTGGGTACGACACTGATTCAGAATCGGTTTGTCGACCACGGGGAGTCGACGATCTGGCAGCTCGAGACGGACTATACGCCGGGTGGCATCATGAGGCTGCTGTTCCCTTTCATGCGGGGCATGATCGAAAAACAGACACGGACCACGGCCCAGCAGTTCAAGGCGTTTGTGGAAATGCAGCCCGCCAACGGGGGATCGATTGAGGTATCGCCATGA